In Papaver somniferum cultivar HN1 chromosome 1, ASM357369v1, whole genome shotgun sequence, a genomic segment contains:
- the LOC113352271 gene encoding uncharacterized protein LOC113352271: protein MIIRADNVKSFVNKDVLDMLRQYNIRLHTSTPYYPKGNRKTEETNKTLIRILKRTVHDHHREWHDQLSLALWAYRISKRGSTGASPYSLVYGEDAILPAEIAIPSARVAMDNHNTPDELSRFARLDTIEERRAQAERFAEAYRKRATNYYNQSVKESTFKVDDLVLKIAPHVQRNASAGKFAANWEGPFKIIKVAESGYYKLRRMD, encoded by the coding sequence ATGATAATTAGAGCAGATAATGTCAAGTCCTTTGTAAACAAGGATGTACTCGATATGCTCCGCCAATACAACATAAGACTTCATACATCGACCCCTTACTACCCAAAGGGAAATCGGAAaactgaggagacaaacaagacgCTCATCCGAATCCTCAAAAGGACAGTGCATGATCACCATAGAGAGTGGCACGACCAGTTGTCGTTGGCACTCTGGGCATACAGAATCTCGAAGCGTGGCTCCACCGGAGCGTCACCCTATTCACTAGTCTACGGAGAAGACGCGATACTGCCGGCAGAGATAGCAATTCCATCGGCAAGAGTAGCGATGGACAACCACAACACGCCGGATGAGCTAAGTCGTTTCGCCCGCCTGGATACAATAGAAGAACGGAGAGCACAAGCGGAACGATTCGCAGAAGCTTACAGGAAGCGCGCAACCAATTATTATAACCAGAGCGTGAAGGAGAGCACTTTCAAGGTGGACGACTTAGTATTAAAAATCGCCCCTCACGTACAAAGAAATGCCAGCGCCGGTAAGTTTGCTGCAAACTGGGAAGGCCCgttcaaaataataaaagtaGCAGAAAGCGGATACTATAAGCTTAGGCGCATGGATTGA